A stretch of the Rosa rugosa chromosome 5, drRosRugo1.1, whole genome shotgun sequence genome encodes the following:
- the LOC133709749 gene encoding transcription factor BHLH089 isoform X2 gives MDPPVSLVNECSYSNGNATSYNLSEIWQFPMSSGGAGMGETGGGLGLRRPSFGQFGDVSAAIRDVLGGGDPNPMSLDHRARKRRDADEEESSPKSSGNIGANDSDGKRLKTAGRCGDENLEAKAEAETSSGKPVEQNTQPPDPPKQDYIHVRARRGQATDSHSLAERARREKISERMKILQDLVPGCNKVIGKALVLDEIINYIQSLQRQVEFLSMKLEAVNTRMTPAIEVFPSKEFGQQTFDTAAMAFGTQPPREYSRGSSPEWLHMQVGGGFERTT, from the exons ATGGATCCGCCGGTGTCGCTGGTGAATGAATGCTCGTACTCCAACGGCAATGCGACGTCGTATAATCTCTCGGAGATCTGGCAGTTTCCGATGAGCAGCGGCGGCGCCGGCATGGGAGAGACTGGAGGGGGACTGGGGCTGCGGAGGCCCAGTTTCGGGCAGTTTGGGGACGTTTCGGCGGCGATTCGGGACGTTTTGGGCGGTGGTGATCCGAATCCGATGAGTTTGGACCACCGAGCGAGGAAGAGGCGCGATGCTGACGAGGAGGAGTCGTCGCCGAAAAGCAGCGGCAATATTGGCGCG AACGATTCTGATGGGAAACGGCTTAAAACAGCGGGGAGATGTGGAGATGAGAATCTTGAGGCCAAAGCTGAGGCGGAAACGAGTTCAGGGAAGCCTGTGGAGCAGAACACTCAGCCGCCGGATCCACCTAAGCAGGACTATATCCATGTACGAGCAAGAAGGGGTCAAGCTACTGATAGTCACAGTCTTGCAGAAAGA GCTAGAAGAGAAAAGATTAGCGAAAGGATGAAAATTCTCCAAGATCTGGTCCCTGGTTGTAATAAG GTTATTGGGAAAGCACTGGTCCTTGATGAGATAATTAATTATATCCAATCATTGCAGCGTCAAGTGGAG TTCCTGTCTATGAAGCTTGAAGCAGTTAATACAAGAATGACTCCTGCCATCGAGGTGTTTCCTTCTAAAGAA TTTGGTCAGCAAACATTCGACACTGCTGCAATGGCATTCGGTACACAACCTCCAAGGGAATATAGCCGTGGATCTTCACCAGAATGGTTGCATATGCAAGTTGGTGGCGGTTTTGAAAGAACAACATAG
- the LOC133709749 gene encoding transcription factor BHLH089 isoform X1 — MDPPVSLVNECSYSNGNATSYNLSEIWQFPMSSGGAGMGETGGGLGLRRPSFGQFGDVSAAIRDVLGGGDPNPMSLDHRARKRRDADEEESSPKSSGNIGANDSDGKRLKTAGRCGDENLEAKAEAETSSGKPVEQNTQPPDPPKQDYIHVRARRGQATDSHSLAERARREKISERMKILQDLVPGCNKVIGKALVLDEIINYIQSLQRQVEFLSMKLEAVNTRMTPAIEVFPSKEIKLSSQFGQQTFDTAAMAFGTQPPREYSRGSSPEWLHMQVGGGFERTT; from the exons ATGGATCCGCCGGTGTCGCTGGTGAATGAATGCTCGTACTCCAACGGCAATGCGACGTCGTATAATCTCTCGGAGATCTGGCAGTTTCCGATGAGCAGCGGCGGCGCCGGCATGGGAGAGACTGGAGGGGGACTGGGGCTGCGGAGGCCCAGTTTCGGGCAGTTTGGGGACGTTTCGGCGGCGATTCGGGACGTTTTGGGCGGTGGTGATCCGAATCCGATGAGTTTGGACCACCGAGCGAGGAAGAGGCGCGATGCTGACGAGGAGGAGTCGTCGCCGAAAAGCAGCGGCAATATTGGCGCG AACGATTCTGATGGGAAACGGCTTAAAACAGCGGGGAGATGTGGAGATGAGAATCTTGAGGCCAAAGCTGAGGCGGAAACGAGTTCAGGGAAGCCTGTGGAGCAGAACACTCAGCCGCCGGATCCACCTAAGCAGGACTATATCCATGTACGAGCAAGAAGGGGTCAAGCTACTGATAGTCACAGTCTTGCAGAAAGA GCTAGAAGAGAAAAGATTAGCGAAAGGATGAAAATTCTCCAAGATCTGGTCCCTGGTTGTAATAAG GTTATTGGGAAAGCACTGGTCCTTGATGAGATAATTAATTATATCCAATCATTGCAGCGTCAAGTGGAG TTCCTGTCTATGAAGCTTGAAGCAGTTAATACAAGAATGACTCCTGCCATCGAGGTGTTTCCTTCTAAAGAA ATCAAATTGTCATCTCAGTTTGGTCAGCAAACATTCGACACTGCTGCAATGGCATTCGGTACACAACCTCCAAGGGAATATAGCCGTGGATCTTCACCAGAATGGTTGCATATGCAAGTTGGTGGCGGTTTTGAAAGAACAACATAG